The Orcinus orca chromosome 1, mOrcOrc1.1, whole genome shotgun sequence DNA window CACCTGCTCGCTCATCTCTGAGGTTTTGCACATGACGTGCCCTCCATCTGATGCCCTCTCTCACTGTATCCACCTGGTTGGTTCCTACTTGTCCCTGAGAACCCTGCTCCAGCACGTCCTCCTCTAGAAGTCTTGGAGGTACCCCTGGATCATGTAGGAAACCTCCTCCCATAGCCCCTGGTGTTCCTTCTGCTCTAATTTTGTCTTTGGTCTGGCTTTCCTGCCAGACCTGGCTTGGGTCAGCGTTCAAGACACTCCCCTATGGGCAATCACACTGCTCACTGAGAGCTACTCACAGgtcccccttcctctcttcctccgaACCACCCAAGGCCACCTCAGAGCAGTCGCAGCCTAACTTGGCAACGTTAGCTCCCGCCACACCCCAGTCATACTCACCGTGCCCCATGCTCCCCAGCTGCCCACTCGTGTCCGTGCTGAACCCCCCGTCTGGAATGCCCTTGTCCCCCACCTCACCCTCTCAAATACCACTGCTATTCAAGGCCCACCTTACAGCCCATCCTCTATGAGACCTTCTGAGAGTCTTCTGGCTGGAAGTGGCCTCTTCATCCTGCTGCATTTTTCTGCATCCCCCTCTCAGCCTTGATCAAACCCTGCTTCATATTATAGCTATTGGTAAGCCAGTGTAATGAGGGGAGCAAGGGCTTTGGAGACTAACAAatggggttcaaatcccagctctgacacttgcatgctgtgtgaccttgggcaagtcattttgcctctctgaacttcagtatgtgcctctgtaaaatgggatgacaCCTACCTCATAGGTTGTTGTGAGATTGAGATGATGAGTGTCAGGATCCTGGCATGTGGCAGGTGCTCCTTCAAACCCCATTATTTATGGTCTCCCCAACCGAGTTGTGAGCCCATGTGGGCCAGGGTGCAGGTCCCATTCAGTGCCACAGCTCCACAGCACCCAACACATCATAGTTGGGCCTCACACCACAGATGCCTCACACCATAGAAATGCTGGCTGGACTTAATGCTTCATCCTAGCTGctgagggtggggtggagggataatAGGGGCCCTGAGCTGAGAAGGCCTCTGAGGATGGCGGGTGGTGAGTGCAGAATGGAGCCTGGAGATCAACCACAGGAGATGAatgtggagggaggggctggagccTGAGGCAGAGCTGCTGATATGCACTGggggtttcattgattttcattaaaattccTTCCCCAGGCAGGAGCAGCTACTCCCATAAATATTTTATCTGGTGCCCAAGTCAGTCTAAATGCACAGCAAAGTTGGCaagaaaaacaatgggaaaacaGTTCAGGGTGGGGTCCTGGGCTTCAGCTGAACTCACTCACATGCCCAAAGGGGCTTTCTCAGGAAGGTGGAAGCTGAGGGATGGCGCCAAAGGGGAGAAGCCGGGGGAGAGAGAAGGTGGTGGAGTGTGGGCCCTGCGGTAGTGCGGAGGGAAGGAAATGGACGCCACGCCCGCTCTGTGATGGACACCTTGCTCGGGGCATTCACACAGGTCATCTTGTCAAATCCTCTGTGGTCACAGAAGTGAagtgactcgcccaaggtcacccagccagccagtggcagagccagcacTATGACCAAGAGTGTACTTGCTGCTTCTCAGGGTTCAGGGAAAGCATGGGAGTCTATGAACAATGTCCCAAATGCTTCAAGAGCAGCAGCACAAGCCATTCTCTGCTTCCCTAGATCCCGAACGAGGAAAAAAGGGGCTGGTACTTCACCATGGCAACGCTCTTCATCAGGTCAGGCTATGGGTTGAGGatgggatggtggggagggacGGGGAGAGGTGGGGCCTGGAAGCCAGGGGAGAAATGGCTGAGCCCATCTGCGTGGCAAGGGCTCCCCGAGTTCCTCTCCCTGCCCACTGGCCTGGGGAGGACTCGCGGCATCCTGGGGATGGCTGGAAGGGTGCTGACCAGCCGCGTCCCCTTCTCTGCCACAGGTTAGATGGCATCTTCCTGGAGCTGGGCAGCGAGGAGCAGAAGAGGTTGCCGGCCTTCAACCGCACGCTGGCCCTGCTCCGGCAAGTCCTCAAGTCGTTGGAACCCCACCACCAAGGCAGGACCCGTGGGGACGGGTGGGAGAGGAGCCTCTGCCCCGTCCTCCCTGCACCCGCCACCAGCCCTGCCAGTCTTGTCACTGTCCCCACCGCTAGCACTGTTTCGCTGTCCCTCACCCTCTATCTCATCCACTCCCTTGTTCACCTCAGGGAGCTCGCACACCTCGCACAGGTGAACGGGCACCTGCAGATCACTCCAGGTGCACGTGTCCAGGCCTGTCTGTGACCGAAAGTGTAAGAGACAGAGTTCTCGCCACTGCAGcctcttatccccattttgtggtgggaggagggaaggctgTTCTGGACGGGAGTCGAGTCATTTTTCCACAGGGACCAGAGCTCCAGAGCTGGGGAGAGCTGGAGTCAGAGAGCAGGGTGTCCCGCGTGACACAGTAAACACAACAAGCACTGAAACTGTTCATCCCTCCACTCACacgtccctctccccacccttgtTTCTCTCGGTCCCTGGCTGGCCCACAGTGATTTCATGCCACTTCCCCTCCCTTTGTCTTCCTTGGAGCTGACACCTGGGGTGGCACTGGCCCCCTGCCTCCTCGtggctcccctccctctctccaccccactgTTGCCTGAGACCCCTCTCCCGGCCTCACCCCCAGCTCTGGCCTGGTGCTACCTCGGGATGCTGCTGGAGAGGAAGGACACCTTCTCCATCACCCCCATGGGCATCCATGACTGCGGGTTTTCAGGGACCGACCCCCTGGACTGCTTTGGCAAGGTATGTGCCCCCGGCCACAGAAGTTCTCCGAACCCGAATTGAGACTGACACCTCAGCCTCCTCTCCTGGAACCCGCTGCTTCTCTGGGTGTcatccccacctccctgccttaCTCAAGAAGTGCCCTTACTCCAGACCTTTCTCTCCATCCCAAACAAAGCCAGAGTGCTCCCTTGTCCTCTTGGCCTATGAGTCAGACCCTCTCCACTTCTCTAGGCCTGTCTTCTAAGCTAGTCACGATTTCCCAGATATACCCTCAGGCCTTTCCCCTTCACACCCCCGGGAGCAAAGTGGAAAGACAACGAGGTTAGCTGGGGTCTGGATGCCAGCTCTGCCCATAGGCCCTGTGACCCTAAAACAAGTCACTTCCATCTCTGAACCTCCTTATCTGTTAATTATGTGATCTGTCCACCATCTAGGATATTGAGAGACTGAAAGGAGGTAGTGGATGAAACGGTTCACTGTAAACCGTAAAGTGCTGTTCAAGCCTTATTCTTGGCACCTCGTTTCTGTGGCAGTTTCCACACTTAGCTCAGTTTTTGAAGACTTTCCTGGAGGCCAGGGACCCTGTGATTTTCGTTCCCCTTGCAGTCAGCACGACGCTCTGGCTGGGGCACGTTCCTAGCATTTGCTGGTCAGTAATGAGCAATTTCTTGGTGAGAGATCTTAGTGAGAGCAGAGCATAAACACTGGTTCACGTGTGTTCTGAGAGTTTTGTCCAATTTAACGCACTGCCTTTGCCCCTCCTTGGGAACCTACTCTGTGCGGGGCACAGAGGTGGACAGATGGGGCCCCTGCCCTGTAGTTCACCATCTCAGGGGCAGCAACAAACACAAGGCAGGCAGCTGTCAGTAACAATATTGGGGTGGTGGCGGGGGAAGTGCTGTGCCCAGCTAGAAACACTGTGTGAGTCTGGGGGGGTAAGGGTGATTCTGGCCCCTCCCCCTACCTGCCCCAGGAAAATGGGGGAGCACACAGCGACGTGTCTGAGGAAGAGGGGTTTGCCTGGGGTCTGGAGGGATTCACTGGACGTGTCCTGTGAACATGGCAGAGAGCATGTCAGCGAGTCGGGCTCTCAGGAGTTGAGTGCCAGTGAGCTGTGCCCAAAGTGTTGGGTCCCACGATGTGGTGGATATGAGGAATAAGATATTTGGGGTAATATGGCTCTACTGAGAGAAGGGGTTCCAGTTCTGGCAAAGAGCCAGACAAATGATTTGTTCTTACCTCCTCCCTTACCCAGGCCATTGAGATTGCCAAGGACCAACCCCCCATCCTGAATCACCTGGCCAAAATCTTCCACTTCCTCGGAAAGCAGGATATGGCCATGGGTACCTGCAACATGGCCCTGGACACCCTACGAGATCCGGAGCTCAACTGGCAGGCGTACTGCACAAGGGCCAAGGTGAGTCTACCCGCAGCTCCACCCCATCCTGCCATCCAGAATCAGAGAACAACGGCCAAGACCCTGTGGCCAGAGCCCGGAGGTCAGGGAGCCTTCACAGTGGAAGGGAGCTTAGGTGTCATCAAGGCTCACAGTTTGTGTTCTCTAAGATTGTTGAGTGAGAGAATGAAGGAGCTTCCCACCCACTGCTCATCCCTTCTGTAATGACCTGGCCAACAACCTGCCAGCCTCCTCTTTGATTAGAACCTTCGGCAGTCATACTGACCTGGGTGGAATTCGGGCCTCCCCACTCATCACTGTGGGACTTGGGGCAAGCCACTTACCCCTCCAAACCTCCATTCCCCAATCTGGAAGATACGGACAATAACATCTATCTTAAAAGGTGGTCAGAAGACTAAGTGAAATAACATCTAAAGCAGGTGCCTGGAGCATGGGAGGTGCTTGGGAAAGGCAGAGGGTATATTGGAGGAGGTCTGATGTCGTAGATCAGAGCTCTGGCTCTCAACGCCGCTGGCCTCAGTTCAAATCCCACAGCCCCGCTTACACGCTACGGGACTGTAGACAGAATACTCTTGCCCAAagtctgagccccagtttcttctTCTATAGACTGGAGGTGATTGTACCTGCCTCACagagttgttatgagaattaaattagacTCTTGTGTAAAACTCAGTACTGACCACATAGTAAGAGTTCATAAGTGGCTGAGCAGTATTATTAGGTATATTTTTAACTGGGTCACTGTCGCTTGGGGCAGTCCACTATGGTCACTGAGCTCAGCAGATTACTCATTTAACTGAGAGCTGCCTGCCTCTGGCTTCCCCCTACTGGTCCCAGATCTGCCCTCTGGAGCCCCTACAGAACCCATCTGCTTGTGGGCAAAGAGCTGGAGCTCTGAGTTCGCTTTGCTCCAGGCTGGACAGCCTCCTCCACTACCTTTCATGGGACATGATGGCGAATCTGCTCCCTTGGTCTTGGTCTGCATGACATAATCATTTTACCAGCAGGTACTAGACAGTCAGTTCCTTCATGGCAGTTGATGTGGTCATTATCAATAGTAGTGATATTACTCATGATTGATAGTAAATAATAACACCTTTCTATAACACTCTGCATTTCACCCAGCACTTTCATATTCATGGCCTGATTGAATTCTCGCAAGATCCTGTGAGAGGCCAAACGTGTGTCATTTTACTAATGAGGCAACAGAGAGGCAGTGACCTTCAAGGGGTCCTGCGTTCCGTTAGGGGGAATCCAAACCTCACTCTCCTCACACCATCACAGGTTGGCCTGTAGCATATGCTCGCTGTCTCCCTGTAGCTCCAAAGATCACACTTACTACTCAGATGACCAGACTGGCACCAGGATGGAGGCAGGGCATAGTGAGGaggaaggaacagaagggaagggAACTCATCTGTGTAAAAGCCTCAGTCCCTGCTGTGAGCCTAAGGCCCTACCTGGCCCATGACCTTGACCCACCCCGgctcagctccctccctcccagccacaCTGGGGTCCTTGCAGCTCCTGAGGCATGATCTTGCCTCAGggcctctgcctagaatgctcttctCCCAAATATCCAGTTGGCTTCCTCCCTCACTTCCCGGAGGGCTTGAAGAAAAGGCAGAGCTGCTAGCAGCCTTCTTCTTGAAAATGTCAGCTTCTCACCAACACTTTGTGTCCTCctgtctttgtttgtttttcctttttagcacTTATCACTCCCTAACACACTATTTGCTGATTTATCATGTTTACTGTCTCTCCCCCCAGCTGTAATACacgctccaggagggcagggaattTTGTCATTTTGCTCTCTACTATATATCCTCAGCTCCTGGAACGTAGCAGGCTCttgatgaatatttgttgaaagaatgaatgaatgaactgagcacctaccatgtgctaggTCCTGGCTAGAACATATTCTCTCCATTGTCATGGTAACTCTCCAAGGAAGATCTTAGGGTACTGATTTTTCAGATGTGGAAAATGAGCCTCACAGAGGTCATGCTAATaaagagggggaggggctggaattCAGCCAAGTTCAATTGGCTCCAAAGGCAGagcttcccacccccaccccacccccacctcatgAAGCTGTCTTAGAACCAGAGCCCACCAATGGCTATAAAGCATTAATACCTTCAAGGACAATGACCTCCTTCTCCACCCCTTCCCTACCCTTCCTGAGCCTCTAGATTTTCTAAATGCTCCAAATAGATGTGGGGAAAAAGGGAGGAAGTGGTGATGAAAGCAAGGGTCTGGAATCATTTGTAATTTGATGCTTGTAAGCTGGGCCACCTGCCATTCTTCCCACACTACTTGCTTACACAGACTCTCACATCCCATCTCAAACAACCCCCTCCCCTAGTCACCTCTATCCCATCACCCTGTTTATTTTTCATACCACTTGTCACCACTTGAAGTGGTACCATGTACTTTTTTACGATCATCTCCCCTACTAGAATGTTCTGCCAGGGCAGGGACCTCCTCTCTTATCAGCACTGTACCCCAgtacctagcacagggcctggcatatggTGGCCACTcgatacatatttgttgaatgaatgagtgaatgaatgaatggctcttACTTCATCCAACACCCTTCATTGTACAGAGAGGGGTCAGAGGCCCAGAAAGTGGAGTGGCTAGCCCAAGCTGGCCCAGGAGTAGGACCTCGGACTCCCGAGTCCAGTCACAGGGGCTTTCCACGGCACCACAGAACCTCCCTGAGTTGCTGTTAAGAAAAAACACTTATTTAGGATAGAAAAGAGGGCAAGGGTCCTTGCTTGAGCATCTTCCCTGAGCTGACTCTCTGTGGGCAGATCCACGTCAGAGCCTACCTGCATGACCTGGAGCGAAGCAAGATGGGGCTCGGGGGCATGCCTGACAGGAACCACCTGGCCTGCGCCAAGGCCGACCTCGAGGAGGTGGTCAAGGTGTGCCCAGGCCTCAAGATCTACCTGAACATCGGCCAGGTAAGGTAGCCTCTTGGCTAGGGTAGCCAATAGCTGACTAAAAACCTCTTAACTCTCTGCCAGGCCAGGCCTGGgcactgaggacacagggaggaacGCGGGGCATCCCCAGGCCTGATAACAGTACCTGCCTCCTACTGCATTGGTGAGGATGATAGGAGATGATGCACCTACAGCGTTCAGAACAGGGCCCAGTGCTTTCTAAGCACTCAGAAAGTGTGGGCCATTATTCTGTATCCCTCTGTGCCTTCCGCGAGCACGGAATGACTACCAGAGGTTACAATATCTTATatatgagaacactgaggcccagagattgCCCCGCTCACGGTTATATGGCCGAGAGCGCTGGGGCTGGAACTGGAATCAGAGTACTGTCTCCTTTGCCAGGAGAGGGGCACCAAAATTTGCGATGAATAATTGtcgagggagggagggtggcaaTGAATGCgtggaatttttaaaacagcaagtGTGGGAATGGAATGAACGGGCAGCGGCGACGGCAGGGGAGAAAGGCTCACCCAGAAGCCCCCACCCCAGGTCTACTACTACATGGGCGTGGACGCTGTGCAGGAGCAGCTGGCGGTGGACGAGGCGGCGCTGAACCAGGCGCTGGTCTTCCTGGCCAAGGCCGGCGAGTCGGAGCTGGGCGCCACGCTGCCCGAGCTGCAGCTGTTGCGCGGCAAGTGCCTGCGCATCAAAGGCGAGGAGGCCAACGCGGCGGCCTGCTTCAAGCGCGCCGTGGAGCTGGACGACGCGGGCTCCAGCCACACCGAGGGCTTCGGCTGCCTGCTCGAGGCGCTGCTGGCGCAGTGGAGCCAGGCGCAGCTCAGCGACGGCGAGCTGGGCAGCGAGGTGGACGCGTGGCTGCGTTGCGCCCAGGACAAGTACCCGGCGGCGCGCCTGCGCCAGGAGCTGCAGCGCGTGTGGCGCGGCCACACGGGCGAGGTGCTGGGGCTGGCCCGGGCCTTAGTGGCCCAGGGACGGCCGGCGCTGGTGCGGCTCCTCTTCGAGACCATGCAGCGCGAGGGCACGGGCCCACGGAGGGGCCGCAGCGCGTTCTCCTTCGAAGGTCCCTGAGGCCCCGCCCCGTTGAGGCCCCGCCTATAAGTGATTGGACCTGGTCGGGGCGCTGCACATCGGCTTTCACTGCCGTAAGCTGGCGGGTTCGGGGAGCCCGTCAGATTCTCTTTCGGGAATTGGAATGGAAACGTTAGGACCCTAGGACGGTTTGACGTGCCTACGGAGGCAAAAGGGCCTGATTCAGCTGGGGCAGACGCGAGGGGCCACTGGGAAACTGAATTGAAGGACCAAATTGTACAAATATGCAGAAAAAATAATATGGAGCCTCCCAAGAGATACAGAAGATAATTGCCTCCATTTTGGTGGCTTTCTAGTACCCAAGAGCCTGTCTTTGGATTCCGTGAGCCACGCTCTATCCTTATAATAAGGCCCCCTTTACTTAGGTTGACTGGAGTAGGTCTCAGGtcctgcctccagggaagccGTGGCTAGAGAAGAGGGCACAGCTGCTAAGGAGCAAGTAAGGGAAGGGCGGTAGTCTACACCTGGCTGCTCAGGGCTCTTTCCTGCCTCTCTAGCAGCCTTGCAGCAGGCCTCGTCCTTGGCCAGCTTGGTCTGAAAGGCCCTCAAACTCCCTGAAATAAAGCCCATCAGTAGTACCTTTGCTTGGCTTCTTTGTTCTTGGGGGAAAGTAGGGGCACCACCCGAGGAAGTGCCAACTGCCCCCAATCTCAAACCTTCtacaaaagagtgaagaaaatctTGGAATTTTGGAATCATAGTCATAGACTCTTAGACGTGGAATTTTATTGTCAAAGTACTTAGGCTCTGATTGCCAGCAGAACGTCCAAAGTGGATTCTTGTGGTCCTACTTACTTACAAGAGCTAATTTAACCTAAAATTCCAAATCAGGTTCTTTCCAGACTGCAAGAATGCTGGTTGTACGTAAATGCAATGGCAAGACCCCCTTCATGGTTTGTGATTTATTTTGCacttttccccttttaaaaaaaaaagttatactcACTGCTTTGTTCATTTTCCTGATGCTCAGACTGTACCCAGGATAGGCCAGTACCCCTGCATCGCTTCTCATGTCCCCAGTGACAGATGGAGAACAGACCGAAAAGTGCAATCCCTAGAGATCACGCGCCCGGATGTCTCACTGTGCACATGGGAAGACTGAGAGCCCTGGAAGGGAAGTAGCTTGCTCAGAGTCACACTTCCTagcctccccacccctgtccctcCAACTTACTCTCAGCATTTTTCAGGTTTGGAAAAATACTAATAAACTGGTAACACTAAAGCATTAAGTGTTTACGTGTTAAGGGTTTACGTGTCACCTGTCACCTGGGGCACTCTGATATCCATTGGGATGATGCTGTCGTTCCAGGCACCTGTGAAATCCAGACAGTGAGGCCACCCTAAGGCCCTTGAATCCCACCTCAGGGCTCATCATGGCTCACCACTTCAGGTGG harbors:
- the TTC22 gene encoding tetratricopeptide repeat protein 22 isoform X2 yields the protein MAEPEAAPEEVDALIDDLDYLPGHFHLEMQLNFEPRSPASLHARDLKLQRDGLRQELALTAATQRPAVRHLLGAFAFYLEELDEARESFLEVAREDPGNLNAWANLVHVYGRLGQKEEEEACAERLAGLMGLAGDRGAAGDPPLRAARCLAEQGYAHGFDVGCASPEERARVLEAGIELYDKALGHAQQIPNEEKRGWYFTMATLFIRLDGIFLELGSEEQKRLPAFNRTLALLRQVLKSLEPHHQALAWCYLGMLLERKDTFSITPMGIHDCGFSGTDPLDCFGKAIEIAKDQPPILNHLAKIFHFLGKQDMAMGTCNMALDTLRDPELNWQAYCTRAKIHVRAYLHDLERSKMGLGGMPDRNHLACAKADLEEVVKVCPGLKIYLNIGQQVWEWNERAAATAGEKGSPRSPHPRSTTTWAWTLCRSSWRWTRRR
- the TTC22 gene encoding tetratricopeptide repeat protein 22 isoform X1, which gives rise to MAEPEAAPEEVDALIDDLDYLPGHFHLEMQLNFEPRSPASLHARDLKLQRDGLRQELALTAATQRPAVRHLLGAFAFYLEELDEARESFLEVAREDPGNLNAWANLVHVYGRLGQKEEEEACAERLAGLMGLAGDRGAAGDPPLRAARCLAEQGYAHGFDVGCASPEERARVLEAGIELYDKALGHAQQIPNEEKRGWYFTMATLFIRLDGIFLELGSEEQKRLPAFNRTLALLRQVLKSLEPHHQALAWCYLGMLLERKDTFSITPMGIHDCGFSGTDPLDCFGKAIEIAKDQPPILNHLAKIFHFLGKQDMAMGTCNMALDTLRDPELNWQAYCTRAKIHVRAYLHDLERSKMGLGGMPDRNHLACAKADLEEVVKVCPGLKIYLNIGQVYYYMGVDAVQEQLAVDEAALNQALVFLAKAGESELGATLPELQLLRGKCLRIKGEEANAAACFKRAVELDDAGSSHTEGFGCLLEALLAQWSQAQLSDGELGSEVDAWLRCAQDKYPAARLRQELQRVWRGHTGEVLGLARALVAQGRPALVRLLFETMQREGTGPRRGRSAFSFEGP